One Edaphobacter lichenicola DNA window includes the following coding sequences:
- a CDS encoding thioredoxin domain-containing protein, with protein sequence MSEERTASQEAAGSHEQAEVHLNSLASAASAYLRSAMHQPVEWQEWGEAAFEKAKVEDKPILLDIGAVWCHWCHVMDRESYESAATAKIINDNFVAVKVDRDERPDVDTRYQAAVSAISGQGGWPLTAFLTPEGKPYFGGTYFPPADQHGRPGFQRVLLTMAEAFQNRRDEVNESAGSVMAAIEHNESFMGRSGNPGPELVAKLVGSALKQFDSRSGGFGSQPKFPHSGAIDLLLDVASRVSAGGMESVSEAAKTAAMVTLQKMSKGGIYDHLAGGFHRYSVDERWVVPHFEKMSYDNSELLKNYVHAFQTFVEPEAARVAREMIQWIDEWLSDRERGGFYASQDADFSLEDDGDYFTWTRDEAAEVLTAEELAVASAYYDIGEIGDMHHNPAKNVLHVRGTLEGVAKANAITVEVARERLGAAKEKLYAARLRRPTPYVDKTIYVGWNGMMISAYLEAGRVLDMPEVRAFALKSLDRVLAEAWEAKAGMAHVVGYGEQGGKGARVAGVLEDYVFLGHAALDAWELTGEMRYYTAAEAIMESALVKFYDPVGCAFFDTESVAEGETRLGALVTRRKPLQDSPTPAGNSVGAALLLRLEALNGREDYAVKALETLETFAGVVEHFGLYAASYGLALQRMVLRSVEICVIGDDAAARRLEAVALARYAVNKSVIRLRRDQLGALPPALAETLPHLPGLGGEGSFAVVCSGRGCLPPVSTADELIEAMNKAL encoded by the coding sequence ATGAGTGAGGAACGGACGGCAAGTCAGGAAGCGGCGGGGAGTCACGAGCAGGCTGAGGTGCATTTGAACTCTTTGGCGAGTGCGGCTTCGGCTTATCTGCGGTCGGCGATGCATCAGCCGGTGGAGTGGCAGGAGTGGGGCGAGGCGGCGTTTGAGAAGGCGAAGGTGGAGGATAAGCCGATCCTGCTGGATATTGGCGCGGTGTGGTGCCACTGGTGTCATGTGATGGATCGCGAGTCGTATGAGAGTGCGGCTACGGCGAAGATCATCAACGACAACTTTGTTGCGGTGAAGGTGGATCGCGACGAGCGGCCGGATGTGGATACGCGATACCAGGCGGCGGTGTCTGCGATCAGCGGGCAGGGTGGTTGGCCGCTGACTGCGTTTCTGACTCCGGAGGGGAAGCCTTACTTTGGGGGGACTTATTTTCCGCCGGCGGATCAGCATGGACGGCCGGGGTTTCAGCGGGTTCTGCTGACGATGGCGGAGGCGTTTCAGAATCGGCGGGATGAGGTGAACGAGTCGGCTGGTAGTGTGATGGCGGCGATTGAGCATAACGAATCGTTTATGGGGAGGAGTGGGAATCCCGGGCCGGAGCTGGTGGCGAAGCTGGTGGGGTCGGCGCTGAAGCAGTTCGATTCGCGGTCGGGAGGGTTTGGGTCGCAGCCGAAGTTTCCTCACTCGGGGGCGATTGATCTGCTGCTGGATGTGGCGTCGCGCGTGTCGGCCGGCGGGATGGAGAGTGTGAGCGAGGCGGCGAAGACTGCGGCGATGGTGACGCTGCAGAAGATGTCGAAGGGCGGGATCTATGACCACCTCGCCGGGGGATTTCATCGCTACTCGGTGGATGAGCGATGGGTGGTGCCGCACTTCGAGAAGATGTCGTATGACAATAGCGAGCTGCTGAAGAACTATGTTCACGCGTTCCAGACGTTTGTGGAGCCGGAGGCGGCGCGGGTGGCTCGAGAGATGATTCAGTGGATCGACGAGTGGCTGAGCGACCGGGAGCGCGGTGGTTTTTATGCTTCGCAGGATGCGGACTTTTCGCTGGAGGATGACGGCGACTACTTTACGTGGACACGCGATGAGGCCGCGGAGGTGCTGACTGCGGAAGAGCTGGCGGTGGCTAGTGCTTATTACGACATTGGCGAGATCGGCGATATGCACCACAACCCGGCGAAGAATGTTTTGCATGTGCGGGGGACGCTGGAGGGAGTGGCGAAGGCGAATGCGATTACGGTGGAGGTGGCGAGGGAGCGGCTGGGGGCGGCGAAGGAGAAGTTGTATGCGGCGAGGCTGAGGCGGCCTACTCCCTATGTGGATAAGACGATCTATGTGGGCTGGAATGGGATGATGATCTCGGCTTACCTGGAGGCGGGGCGGGTGCTGGATATGCCGGAGGTGCGGGCGTTCGCGCTGAAGTCTCTGGACCGGGTGTTGGCGGAGGCGTGGGAGGCCAAGGCTGGGATGGCGCATGTGGTCGGCTATGGCGAGCAGGGTGGGAAGGGAGCGCGGGTGGCTGGGGTGCTCGAGGACTATGTGTTTCTGGGGCATGCGGCGCTGGATGCGTGGGAGCTGACGGGGGAGATGCGGTACTACACGGCTGCCGAAGCGATTATGGAGAGTGCGCTGGTGAAGTTTTATGACCCGGTTGGGTGCGCGTTCTTCGATACGGAGAGCGTGGCGGAGGGAGAGACGCGGCTGGGTGCTCTGGTGACACGGAGGAAGCCGTTGCAGGACTCGCCTACGCCTGCGGGGAACTCTGTTGGCGCGGCGTTGCTGCTGCGGCTGGAGGCGCTGAATGGACGGGAGGACTATGCGGTGAAGGCTCTGGAGACGCTGGAGACGTTTGCTGGGGTGGTGGAGCACTTTGGGTTGTATGCGGCTAGCTATGGGCTGGCGCTGCAGAGGATGGTGCTGCGGTCGGTGGAGATCTGCGTGATTGGGGACGATGCCGCGGCGAGGAGGCTTGAGGCGGTGGCGCTGGCTCGGTATGCGGTGAATAAGAGCGTGATTCGGTTGCGGAGGGATCAGTTGGGGGCGCTGCCTCCGGCGCTGGCGGAGACACTGCCGCACCTGCCGGGGCTGGGTGGGGAGGGGAGTTTTGCGGTGGTTTGCAGTGGGCGAGGGTGTTTGCCGCCGGTCTCTACCGCGGATGAGTTGATTGAGGCTATGAATAAAGCTTTGTAG
- a CDS encoding tRNA pseudouridine synthase A, with product MPHWKTILTYDGTPYNGWQIQPSLPTVQGTLAQAIHRVTGETVLPQGSGRTDTGVHALAQVATFSLSVPIPAANLHRALNRALPPSIRILSVEVVSEDFHARHSARRKTYEYRILPCGSHSHSDSHSHSHSEERICPPMLAPYVWACPLPLELAPLQQAAAHILGTHDFTSFAATDPDLTTRTATIDSPESPNQISVTSKKSAIAQDNVISTEAAHSLIVSSAVDCSHRPQLQRTDSRRGIRQDPPHSAHTTTNPTPAHNATSQNRIIPTDNTRTIFHSAWHQQEDLLIYRVTGSGFLHHMVRNLVGTFVEAAANRLSPDAIPKILAARNRAAAGPTAPARGLFLVEVLYTDAEADS from the coding sequence ATGCCTCACTGGAAGACAATCCTCACCTACGACGGAACCCCCTACAACGGCTGGCAGATCCAACCATCTCTCCCCACCGTACAGGGCACGCTCGCCCAGGCCATCCATCGCGTCACCGGCGAGACCGTTCTCCCCCAGGGCTCCGGCCGCACCGACACCGGCGTCCACGCCCTCGCCCAGGTAGCCACCTTCTCGCTTTCGGTCCCCATCCCCGCCGCAAATCTCCATCGCGCCCTCAACCGCGCCCTCCCACCCAGCATCCGCATCCTCTCCGTCGAAGTCGTCTCCGAAGACTTCCACGCCCGCCACAGCGCCCGCCGCAAAACCTACGAGTACCGCATCCTCCCCTGCGGCTCCCACTCCCACTCCGATTCGCACTCCCATTCGCATTCAGAAGAACGCATCTGCCCTCCCATGCTCGCCCCCTACGTCTGGGCCTGCCCTCTCCCCCTCGAACTCGCCCCCCTCCAACAAGCCGCAGCCCACATCCTCGGCACCCACGACTTCACCTCCTTTGCCGCCACCGACCCCGACCTGACCACCCGCACCGCCACCATCGACTCCCCTGAGTCACCCAACCAAATCAGCGTCACCTCCAAAAAAAGCGCCATCGCCCAAGACAACGTCATCTCGACCGAAGCTGCTCACAGCCTCATCGTGAGCAGCGCAGTGGATTGCAGCCACCGTCCTCAGTTGCAGCGGACCGATTCACGCCGCGGTATCCGTCAAGACCCCCCGCATTCCGCCCACACCACCACCAATCCCACCCCGGCCCACAACGCCACCTCACAAAACAGAATCATCCCCACCGACAACACCCGCACCATCTTCCACTCCGCCTGGCACCAGCAAGAAGACCTCCTCATCTACCGAGTCACCGGCTCCGGCTTCCTCCACCACATGGTCCGCAACCTGGTCGGCACCTTCGTCGAAGCAGCCGCCAACCGCCTCTCCCCCGACGCCATCCCCAAGATCCTCGCCGCTCGCAACCGCGCCGCCGCCGGCCCCACCGCCCCCGCCCGCGGCCTCTTCCTAGTCGAGGTCCTTTATACAGACGCCGAGGCCGACTCCTGA
- a CDS encoding PP2C family protein-serine/threonine phosphatase: MRLSRFSVLLVSLASLSLLLCAASGLHAQTFNLQTGREAVASLDGLWRFHTGDNPAWADPNFDDSQWPLLRSDKDWNQQGYENYGGFAWYRFTVAVPEGSRDWSIYLGPMETGYQLFVDGRPAGSFGPILNSLNYAQSSRAFALSPAAASGPRTFHIAIRTWHLPAWADYVPGGFGFFGSSYFGDSRLIAQRAATARSLQWNGLVNEYTYAVLSTLVGLVVLVLSFFRREEREYLWFALLLLANAIDIGLSFGQVLALIPLPVVDFIDGSVRLAALFAAMAFFSIVLRAPRSRTWWFVAALLLINPPAVFLYVFNITSVGIASLVATLSVLPATVWILVTLLRRALQRDRDALILLVPTLLWQGFPFIDNILIITWQLGWQRWALHWTFALLTKPFVLLPGPVVGTIFIFALLLFLIRRFSLARQEGARLSSEFESARNIQSLLFPAKPPATPGFAIDSVYLPASEVGGDFFQIMPAEDGSLLVVVGDVSGKGLKAAMTVGSIIGALRGCTVRKPAEVLAYLNHVLHGQITGFVTCTIALIAANGNMTLANAGNHPPYRNGQELDVESGLPLGITPDACYSETTFQLNPNDRLTFVSDGVVEATNERRELFGFHRTQAISTQSASAIAEAAKQFGQNDDITVLTLTLTPSLKASLA; this comes from the coding sequence ATGAGACTCTCGCGGTTCTCTGTGCTGTTGGTGTCGCTAGCCTCGTTGTCGCTCTTACTCTGCGCGGCCTCTGGCCTCCATGCCCAGACCTTCAACCTGCAAACCGGACGCGAGGCCGTCGCCTCCCTCGACGGCCTCTGGCGCTTTCACACCGGAGACAATCCCGCATGGGCCGACCCGAACTTCGACGATTCGCAATGGCCTCTGCTTCGCTCCGATAAGGATTGGAACCAACAGGGCTATGAGAACTATGGCGGATTCGCCTGGTATCGCTTCACCGTCGCGGTGCCTGAGGGTAGTAGGGACTGGTCCATCTACTTAGGACCCATGGAAACCGGCTATCAACTCTTCGTCGACGGACGTCCCGCCGGTTCATTCGGCCCAATCCTCAATTCTCTGAACTACGCCCAATCAAGCCGCGCCTTCGCCCTATCCCCCGCTGCCGCCTCCGGCCCGCGTACGTTTCATATTGCCATCCGCACCTGGCACCTTCCCGCCTGGGCGGATTATGTGCCGGGAGGGTTTGGGTTTTTCGGTAGCAGCTATTTCGGAGACTCCCGCCTCATCGCGCAACGTGCGGCGACGGCCAGATCGCTGCAATGGAACGGGCTCGTCAACGAATACACGTATGCCGTGCTCAGCACGCTCGTCGGCCTAGTGGTGCTCGTCTTGTCTTTCTTCCGCCGCGAAGAACGCGAATATCTGTGGTTCGCGCTGCTTCTATTGGCGAACGCGATTGACATTGGACTGAGCTTCGGTCAGGTACTTGCTCTTATCCCTTTGCCGGTCGTTGACTTTATCGATGGCTCAGTGCGCTTGGCTGCTCTCTTTGCCGCCATGGCTTTTTTCTCCATCGTGCTGCGTGCCCCGCGCTCGAGAACCTGGTGGTTTGTCGCCGCCCTGCTGCTAATCAATCCGCCAGCGGTTTTTCTTTACGTCTTCAATATCACCTCTGTGGGAATCGCCAGCTTGGTTGCCACGCTGTCTGTGCTTCCTGCCACCGTCTGGATTCTCGTGACCCTACTCAGGCGTGCGCTTCAACGCGATCGCGACGCTCTCATCCTGCTTGTTCCTACTCTGCTCTGGCAGGGGTTTCCCTTCATCGACAACATCCTCATCATCACGTGGCAACTGGGCTGGCAGCGTTGGGCGTTACATTGGACGTTCGCTTTGCTAACCAAACCGTTCGTGCTGTTGCCTGGTCCGGTCGTAGGTACGATCTTCATCTTTGCCCTTCTTTTATTTCTGATTCGGCGTTTCTCGCTCGCTCGGCAGGAGGGCGCGCGCCTTTCAAGTGAATTCGAGTCTGCCCGCAACATTCAATCGCTGCTCTTCCCGGCAAAGCCGCCTGCTACTCCCGGATTTGCCATCGATAGCGTCTATCTTCCCGCCAGTGAGGTAGGCGGTGACTTCTTCCAGATCATGCCCGCCGAGGATGGTTCTCTACTCGTTGTCGTCGGAGACGTCAGCGGGAAGGGCCTCAAAGCTGCAATGACCGTCGGCAGCATCATCGGCGCGCTGCGCGGCTGCACGGTGCGAAAACCCGCCGAAGTCCTCGCTTACCTCAACCATGTTCTCCACGGCCAAATAACAGGCTTCGTCACCTGCACCATCGCGCTGATCGCCGCCAACGGCAACATGACCCTCGCCAACGCCGGAAACCACCCGCCCTACCGCAATGGGCAAGAACTGGATGTTGAATCCGGCCTGCCACTTGGCATCACGCCGGATGCCTGTTACTCCGAAACCACATTCCAGCTCAATCCAAACGACCGCCTGACCTTCGTATCGGACGGAGTCGTAGAAGCCACTAACGAACGTCGCGAGCTCTTCGGTTTCCACCGAACCCAGGCCATCAGCACCCAATCCGCCAGCGCCATCGCCGAAGCCGCAAAGCAATTCGGCCAGAACGACGACATCACCGTACTTACCCTCACGCTCACGCCCTCTCTGAAAGCATCCCTCGCATAA
- a CDS encoding mechanosensitive ion channel family protein — protein sequence MLLLVVPPQDERIIEVIQHDWHNDIILFLQNKLPKIVVVLLVIFVLQRFVLFFVKKMRTRADRQVGNFHRAAQLRTIASIVRATSYGVLGFIAFLQLLNIFDIPYQPILASAGIVGVGIGLGAQSIFKDMLNGIFILIEDQYNVGEVVALAGLKGTVEDLSLRSTRLRDADGTLYIIPNSQIANVANLSRDYAVATLPVSVDASANPDKVIALLTALADDVRQDSAFKDIAIANPVVLGVDKINGREITYPIQIRVRANQRDGVLRELRRRIILAFEKEGIPLGNDPANMLIIRASNPTGPPAQQPLIGS from the coding sequence ATGCTCCTTCTGGTAGTTCCCCCGCAAGACGAGCGAATCATCGAGGTCATCCAGCACGACTGGCACAACGACATCATCCTCTTCCTGCAAAACAAGCTGCCCAAGATCGTCGTAGTCCTCCTGGTCATCTTCGTCCTCCAGCGCTTCGTTCTCTTCTTCGTCAAAAAGATGCGCACCCGCGCCGACCGCCAGGTGGGCAACTTCCACCGCGCCGCCCAGCTTCGCACCATCGCCTCCATCGTGCGCGCCACCTCCTACGGCGTCCTCGGCTTCATCGCCTTCCTGCAGCTTCTCAACATCTTCGATATCCCCTACCAGCCCATCCTCGCCTCTGCCGGAATCGTCGGCGTCGGCATAGGCCTAGGCGCCCAATCCATCTTCAAGGACATGCTCAACGGCATCTTCATCCTCATCGAGGATCAGTACAACGTAGGCGAAGTCGTCGCTCTCGCCGGCCTCAAAGGCACCGTCGAAGATCTCTCCCTGCGCAGCACCCGCCTCCGCGACGCCGACGGCACCCTCTACATCATCCCCAACAGCCAGATCGCCAACGTCGCCAACCTCTCCCGCGACTACGCCGTCGCCACCCTTCCCGTCAGCGTGGACGCCAGCGCCAACCCCGACAAAGTCATCGCACTCCTCACAGCCCTGGCCGACGATGTTCGTCAGGACTCAGCCTTCAAAGACATTGCCATAGCCAACCCGGTCGTCCTGGGTGTCGACAAGATCAACGGCCGCGAGATCACCTATCCCATCCAGATCCGCGTCCGCGCTAACCAGAGAGACGGCGTCCTCCGCGAACTGCGCCGCCGCATCATCCTCGCCTTCGAAAAGGAAGGCATCCCGCTAGGCAACGACCCCGCAAACATGCTCATTATCCGAGCTTCCAACCCCACAGGTCCGCCCGCCCAGCAACCCCTAATAGGCAGCTAG
- a CDS encoding M20/M25/M40 family metallo-hydrolase: MPATASAQRRISRLATLTAVHRAFHWLHLHQPQLRQWQLELVRIPAPPFGESARAAWFLERFQALGLTNLHLDDAGNALAELAPELTPELTPDPSPTPYSLPPTPCTLLSAHLDTVFPANTPIDPTEEKDSPRIHAPGICDNAAGLTALLAIAAALRFANITPPIPILFAANVGEEGEGDLRGMRHLFERGPYRTRIAAALILEGGGTAAAIHRALGSLRFRVTITGPGGHSWADAGTPNPILTLSQALTEIAALTLPTDPLTTLNVGHISGGTSINSIPESASALLDLRSTDSTQLVSTATRVHQIFDDIVTTQSTTATPLKLHIDTIGNRPAATLPDDSPLLHTLRAVDRHLSLRTELRLGSTDANIPLSRGIPALALGSGGAGGGIHTLQEWYDPTGRETALRRILLTLLDTTQLLAEAQL, translated from the coding sequence ATGCCAGCCACCGCCTCCGCCCAGCGCCGCATCTCCCGCCTCGCCACGCTCACCGCCGTCCACCGCGCCTTCCACTGGCTGCACCTCCATCAACCCCAACTCCGCCAGTGGCAGCTCGAGCTCGTCCGCATCCCCGCCCCACCCTTCGGCGAATCCGCCCGCGCCGCCTGGTTCCTCGAGCGCTTCCAAGCCCTGGGCCTCACCAACCTCCACCTCGACGACGCCGGCAACGCCCTCGCCGAACTAGCCCCCGAACTCACCCCAGAACTCACCCCAGACCCGTCTCCTACTCCCTACTCCCTACCCCCTACTCCCTGCACTCTCCTCTCAGCCCACCTCGACACCGTCTTCCCCGCCAACACCCCCATCGACCCAACCGAAGAAAAAGACTCTCCCCGCATCCACGCCCCCGGCATCTGCGACAACGCCGCCGGTCTCACCGCGCTGCTCGCCATCGCCGCCGCCCTCCGCTTCGCCAACATCACCCCACCCATCCCCATCCTCTTCGCCGCCAACGTAGGCGAGGAGGGCGAAGGCGACCTCCGCGGCATGCGTCACCTCTTCGAACGCGGCCCCTACCGCACCCGCATCGCCGCAGCCCTCATCCTCGAAGGCGGAGGCACCGCCGCCGCCATCCACCGAGCCCTCGGCAGCCTCCGCTTCCGCGTCACCATCACCGGCCCAGGCGGCCACTCCTGGGCCGACGCCGGAACCCCCAACCCCATCCTCACCCTCAGCCAGGCCCTCACCGAGATCGCCGCCCTCACCCTCCCCACCGACCCCCTCACCACCCTCAACGTCGGCCACATCTCCGGCGGCACCTCCATCAACTCGATCCCCGAGTCCGCCTCCGCCCTCCTCGACCTCCGCTCCACCGACTCCACCCAGCTCGTCTCCACCGCCACCCGCGTCCACCAGATCTTCGACGACATCGTCACCACACAATCCACCACCGCCACACCACTAAAACTCCACATCGACACCATAGGCAACCGTCCCGCCGCCACCCTCCCTGACGACTCCCCCCTCCTCCACACCCTCCGCGCCGTCGACCGTCACCTCTCCCTCCGCACCGAACTCCGCCTCGGCTCCACCGACGCCAACATCCCTCTCTCCCGCGGCATCCCCGCCCTCGCCCTCGGCAGCGGCGGCGCGGGCGGCGGCATCCACACCCTCCAGGAGTGGTACGACCCCACCGGCCGCGAAACCGCCCTCCGCCGCATCCTCCTAACCCTCCTCGACACCACCCAACTCCTCGCCGAAGCCCAACTCTAG
- a CDS encoding TolC family protein — MQGAASIALLLMSLCTQPSLGQQTPTSPTTPAAPQPVANDTTGQAGLPQAPEPKPTEPLFMRPTSRDFTKPKSHIWNPIAPYTAIQLPTFQMGNTTLSSLLKDGKLYLSLADAVALALENNYDIAISRINLDIADTDLLRARAGSSLRGVSTGLLTNTIGGTTLTITTGGGPGATSQGVGGGGTGVGGIVVSTNGGGPVPENLDPVVTGQVSYEASTQPQLNTLFSGGLNVLTTNTGTYNFNYAQGFLTGTQLTVGFNNTRVTTDNPFSNYSPSLTTSFRATATQHLLQGFGWGVNGRFILQAKNDRRITDSAFRQQLLFTVNQVENIYWALVSAYEDEQAKERQLAQSSQLTSDNRKQLEIGTLAPLDVVNSDSAVASDKQALVASKTNLEYQQLLMKQAIARTLNDPQLSQAPVIPTDRVALDRLPEEDLQVEDLVKQAYANNPQIEQAVLNMKNNEITIKAFKNGLLPVVDAYAFYGGSALGGAQNPSAIDFSKNTPFPPGTFPSVSYGTVFQNTFNNNAPDKGVGVNINITLRNRTAQADQARSQMEYMQSQMRLQQLYTLIRIQVTNQQYALTNDRAQVQAAQAARDFAAQSLDAEQKKYRLGASTTANVLQQARNLATGENNLISATAAYARDRAQLFQLLANTLDRYGISIEAAAQAVGGGAGMATPVIPGLTAPKAPEAPKPIDVNPGAAPPQ, encoded by the coding sequence ATGCAGGGGGCGGCGAGCATTGCACTGCTGCTGATGAGTCTGTGCACACAGCCGAGCTTGGGGCAGCAGACGCCGACGAGTCCGACCACGCCGGCAGCGCCACAGCCGGTAGCGAACGACACGACGGGACAGGCGGGATTGCCGCAGGCTCCTGAGCCGAAGCCGACCGAGCCGTTGTTTATGCGACCGACGAGCCGCGACTTTACGAAGCCGAAGAGCCATATCTGGAATCCGATCGCTCCCTATACGGCGATTCAGCTTCCGACCTTCCAGATGGGAAACACGACGCTTAGCAGTTTGCTGAAGGATGGGAAGCTCTATCTGAGCCTGGCGGATGCGGTGGCGCTGGCGCTCGAGAATAACTACGATATTGCGATCTCGCGGATCAATCTGGATATTGCGGATACGGATCTGCTGCGGGCGAGGGCGGGATCTTCGCTGCGCGGTGTTTCGACGGGCCTGCTGACGAATACGATTGGCGGAACGACGCTGACGATTACGACGGGCGGCGGACCGGGAGCGACCTCGCAGGGTGTGGGTGGCGGCGGTACTGGTGTGGGCGGCATCGTTGTGAGCACGAACGGCGGCGGACCTGTGCCGGAGAATCTTGACCCCGTGGTGACGGGGCAGGTGTCGTATGAGGCTTCGACGCAGCCGCAGTTGAATACGCTGTTCAGCGGTGGGTTGAATGTGTTGACGACAAACACGGGGACTTACAACTTTAATTATGCGCAGGGATTTCTTACCGGCACGCAGTTGACGGTGGGTTTCAACAATACGCGCGTGACGACGGATAATCCGTTCAGCAACTACAGCCCATCGCTGACGACGAGCTTTCGCGCGACGGCGACGCAGCATTTGCTGCAGGGATTTGGCTGGGGCGTGAATGGCCGGTTTATTCTGCAGGCCAAGAACGATCGGCGGATTACGGACTCGGCGTTTCGGCAGCAGCTGCTCTTCACGGTGAACCAGGTGGAGAACATCTACTGGGCGCTGGTGAGCGCGTACGAAGATGAGCAGGCGAAGGAGCGTCAGCTGGCGCAGTCGTCGCAGCTGACTTCGGATAACCGGAAGCAGTTGGAGATTGGCACGCTGGCTCCGTTGGATGTGGTGAACTCGGACAGCGCGGTGGCGAGCGACAAGCAGGCGCTGGTGGCGTCGAAGACGAACCTTGAGTATCAGCAGCTGCTGATGAAGCAGGCGATTGCGCGGACACTGAATGATCCGCAGCTGTCGCAGGCTCCGGTGATTCCGACCGACCGCGTGGCTCTGGACAGACTGCCTGAGGAGGATTTGCAGGTAGAGGACCTGGTGAAGCAGGCGTATGCGAACAACCCGCAGATTGAGCAGGCGGTGTTGAACATGAAGAACAACGAGATCACGATCAAGGCGTTCAAGAATGGATTGCTGCCCGTGGTGGATGCGTATGCCTTCTATGGGGGAAGCGCGCTGGGTGGTGCTCAGAATCCGAGTGCGATTGACTTCTCCAAGAATACGCCTTTTCCCCCGGGAACATTTCCTTCGGTCAGCTACGGCACGGTTTTTCAGAACACGTTCAACAACAACGCTCCGGATAAGGGCGTTGGGGTGAACATCAACATCACGCTGCGGAACCGCACGGCGCAGGCGGACCAGGCGCGGTCGCAGATGGAGTACATGCAGTCGCAGATGCGGTTGCAGCAGCTCTACACGTTGATTCGGATTCAGGTGACCAACCAGCAGTATGCGTTGACCAACGACCGGGCGCAGGTACAGGCGGCACAAGCGGCGAGAGACTTCGCGGCGCAGAGTCTGGATGCTGAGCAGAAGAAGTACAGGCTGGGTGCATCGACGACTGCGAATGTGCTGCAACAGGCGAGGAACCTGGCGACGGGGGAGAATAACCTGATCTCGGCCACGGCGGCTTATGCGAGGGATCGTGCGCAACTGTTCCAGCTTCTGGCGAACACTCTGGATCGGTATGGGATCAGCATCGAAGCTGCAGCGCAGGCGGTTGGAGGCGGCGCGGGCATGGCGACGCCTGTGATTCCTGGGCTGACGGCTCCGAAGGCTCCTGAGGCGCCGAAGCCGATTGATGTGAACCCGGGTGCTGCTCCGCCGCAGTAG